Part of the Polyangiaceae bacterium genome is shown below.
AATCCGGCGCGTTGACGTCATCCGTCGCCGGCATTGGGAGCTTTTCGAGTGCCCGCCGTGCAAGCTCGGGTTTGTCCTGGGCCAATACCAATTCACCGAAGGTGGCGACGAGTTGGGCCGGTGTCGGTAAAAGCCCTGGAAATTCACGAGACCAACGGCCAGGAAGTGCAATGGGCGACAAACCTCGAATGGCCCGATCGAGATCCTCGATACCGCCATCGATATCGCCATGCGCGACTTTGGCGAGCGCATTGGCATGCCACGACAAGACGTCCCCGCCCGGCATGAGCTTTCCGACGACGGAGGCATATTTTTCGGCAATTTCCCGCTCGAGCGGTTTGTCGTACATGCGTTCGCGGCACCGCGCGATCCAGCGCATCGCGGCCACGAGCTGCTGGGTCATTTCCAACCGATTGGCCTCGACGTTCTCGCCGCCTTCGGGATCGTCGAGCCAGAAAAGAGCTTGCTCGGCGTGGTCGACGAGGAGGAATGCCGCAGCGCGAAGAATGTCGGGCTGATCATGCGATGGAATCGCAATCACGCTTCGCGGCTGTCCCGTCCATAGCAGCACACGGCCAGCCGCTTTTTCTGGCAATCGTGGCATTTCGGCCCCGCCGTCCTCGCTTTCGGAGGCAAAATGCATTCCTTGGGGGCCATAGTGGTATTGTACGAGATCATCGATGGCGCGCCCCAGAGCGGCCCATCCGGCGAGCGGCAAGTTTTTCTTGAGATCCGCGCGCACCGCCGTGACGACGCCGTGCAAGTGCTTCGAGGAACACAGCAGATTCGCCAAGCTTCGATCGCGGCATTGGGGTGACCATTCCGACGCCGAAAGCAATTCGCACGCGCGTCCCAAACTATGGAAAACCTCGTCGTCGAGCTCGCCGAGGCGGCTCTTGTCGCGAGCAACGCCGAGATGCGCGGCGCCGCATTGAGGATCGAGTCGCAATGCACCGCGGTAATGTTCGATCCGTTCGGCGGGATTGCCATCACGCTGTTCGTCGTGTTGTGCCGCGACGATGTGCATGAGCGCGAGCGATTGCGCAGTCGTTGGCGACTTGATTTCGTTCTGCGCCGCCGAACCAACGGGTATTTTCCATTTTCGGTTCAGCTCGTAAAGCCGTTTGATGGGAAAAACCAAACACGTTTCGAGATCCTCGCCTTGGAACGCAATCCCAACAATGCGATGACGCGCATCGAGTATGGGGGCACCAGCCTCGTTGTTCCCAAGCGGCTCCGAGAGCTGCGGCGCCAAACCCTCTTCGTCCGGAAGAAGCTTGGCGCTCGTCCAATGGAGCACGAC
Proteins encoded:
- a CDS encoding trypsin-like peptidase domain-containing protein — encoded protein: MTSSAQPATEAAIWLAFAPGYGHFTAVAIGPRHLLTVASLTENAPYVKLMRAGEQVRTAELERVCAPEEGDLAVLRVDDELPHALELVAPDESGATQENVDVELVGYRDCLDNALEKRAVVLHWTSAKLLPDEEGLAPQLSEPLGNNEAGAPILDARHRIVGIAFQGEDLETCLVFPIKRLYELNRKWKIPVGSAAQNEIKSPTTAQSLALMHIVAAQHDEQRDGNPAERIEHYRGALRLDPQCGAAHLGVARDKSRLGELDDEVFHSLGRACELLSASEWSPQCRDRSLANLLCSSKHLHGVVTAVRADLKKNLPLAGWAALGRAIDDLVQYHYGPQGMHFASESEDGGAEMPRLPEKAAGRVLLWTGQPRSVIAIPSHDQPDILRAAAFLLVDHAEQALFWLDDPEGGENVEANRLEMTQQLVAAMRWIARCRERMYDKPLEREIAEKYASVVGKLMPGGDVLSWHANALAKVAHGDIDGGIEDLDRAIRGLSPIALPGRWSREFPGLLPTPAQLVATFGELVLAQDKPELARRALEKLPMPATDDVNAPDFTRIEGELRERCGVEPDAEVSADRALARANREHPHAVRLARTLAYFAVAPLPCQRLGDFATALPYLIKLGFMHEMNYKPWYDPTFRLRVQELCTAEQRTTALHDALEIILANYAENTSRERAELLPHILEVTRVAAEHEVDLPAVTDLLARAGNQRARELAYADARDLLERAAATAVRASASLDLRAEIDMDLGWVELASGAFVPARDYLERALRFYTELATSTNDRMPYRRMARIHYSLAKVALGTNDTDAARTHAARALEHAERGFDPGSRKAVQMYTTLTHMFIQLGDAPRVHRAHARMPGRESSLSIEA